Proteins found in one Lates calcarifer isolate ASB-BC8 linkage group LG8, TLL_Latcal_v3, whole genome shotgun sequence genomic segment:
- the neurog1 gene encoding neurogenin-1 — translation MDSVYSDIDSNSCDFFPHTDDEDSRGSLRSASPDSSPLCPSPSPEPEQQLQQQKKRRRGRGRSEATVQVVKKNRRLKANDRERNRMHNLNDALDALRGVLPAFPDETKLTKIETLRFAHNYIWALSETIRIADLQAGKTGDAALLLSPACLGGAPSPGSDACSWSSSGSSSSSSPAYSASSPGSPSAPEDCGYLQQDALYGFRGFVPGIY, via the coding sequence ATGGACTCCGTCTACTCCGACATCGACAGCAATAGCTGCGACTTCTTCCCGCACACCGACGACGAGGACTCCCGCGGCAGCCTGCGCTCCGCCTCCCCggactcctctcctctctgcccctcGCCCTCCCCGGAGCccgagcagcagctgcagcagcagaagaagcgGCGCCGCGGCCGCGGCCGCAGCGAAGCCACCGTGCAGGTGGTGAAGAAGAACCGGCGCTTGAAGGCCAACGACCGGGAGAGGAACCGCATGCACAACCTGAACGACGCGCTGGACGCGCTGCGCGGCGTGCTGCCGGCCTTCCCGGACGAGACCAAACTCACCAAGATCGAGACTCTGCGCTTTGCGCACAACTACATCTGGGCGCTGTCAGAGACCATCCGCATCGCCGACCTGCAGGCGGGAAAGACCGGCGACGCTGCGCTACTGCTCAGCCCCGCGTGCCTCGGCGGAGCCCCGAGCCCCGGCAGCGACGCCTGCTCCTGGAGCTCCAGCggctcctcgtcctcctcctccccggcTTACAGCGCCTCCAGCCCGGGCAGCCCCTCCGCACCGGAGGACTGCGGCTACCTGCAGCAGGACGCGCTGTACGGCTTCCGCGGCTTCGTGCCGGGCATCTACTGA
- the LOC108885288 gene encoding polyadenylate-binding protein-interacting protein 2 — protein MKDPSLSNVSAPNMTISNEVILSSQFSSDDNPFAEYMWMENEEEFNRQVEEELWEEEFIERCFQEMLEEEEQWEWFIPSRDLPSQTVSQLQEQISLLVLDADVHADADLEVVMNSSLNPNAKEFTPGIQKHIM, from the exons ATGAAAGACCCGAGTCTCAGCAACGTCTCAGCCCCGAACATGACGATCAGCAACGAGGTGATCCTGAGCAGCCAGTTCAGCTCCGACGACAACCCGTTCGCCGAGTACATGTGGATGGAGAACGAGGAGGAGTTCAACAGGCAG gtggaggaggagctgtgggAGGAGGAGTTTATCGAGCGCTGTTTCCAGGAgatgttggaggaggaggagcagtgggaGTGGTTCATCCCATCCAGAGACCTCCCCTCTCAGActgtcagtcagctgcaggAGCAGATCAGCCTGCTGGTCCTGGACGCAGACGTCCACGCAGACGCAGACTTGGAGGTCGTG aTGAACAGCAGCCTGAACCCCAACGCCAAGGAGTTCACCCCGGGCATCCAGAAACACATCATGTGA
- the LOC108885287 gene encoding LOW QUALITY PROTEIN: matrin-3-like (The sequence of the model RefSeq protein was modified relative to this genomic sequence to represent the inferred CDS: deleted 2 bases in 2 codons): MSQKSQSDGSQKHFAVGRGLLAAAETLNFSMNEQRSSRQMGGMASGVGVGGSGGVEGQDNSAQMSRRGSGNNLGSTMKLFASLGLSPSDLDALAEIPEEDISVETLPHILMQLKSRKGDTGERRVASSMSSDTAYRGGRDSWDDVHVGRIGGSSLGQGSARAQTSADFGYSSLQDVSSSRGYGMNYNSSSGGGGSRDRPYSELSHRDSYGGLGMGPSSSDSVFMQRRMGSPSNGKVQDFLGVMPPMFPHVCSLCDFDVHSTMEWNQHINGLRHAENRRLLLDMYPEWDPSMASGRGGGGLDTPNLSAGLLGPAPMSSGQTAGGMQSSWGGGGGSGLSGKNQSGQNKLRSRVVVVKYDRKPLSNKTLFAFTEPFGCLREHLVLKNKAFLEMNSHEEAQDMVNYYDQHPASLYGKPITFYLSKRLMVIEKDERSSDRSMDRPVREVKGHGSQVVFFSNLPREEEKKKELLTIAGRFGIVEKHLFLTDQAFVQLGTPEDAEMLVKYYSVNPLTIKGRPIRLNICTKYKTLNVNRRQGGSAGDGRGQRSSSVNASSSSSGNRTSSNSRTSSSKSSSSSRTREEERKKREEENKAKAEEKPAAEEEEEEVSGVMEGEDGGEGEGEEQVGDGDADAEEPETAESVKETVEESSGDVQEEQVPDGDDVTDDTPGHVGGANSEGQTEPTETEALTEEHKTKQELAAEPGESAETAEGDVPADVFDQDFLENMEDFVTLDEVAEDEEEDLGDSDTIDNTRRGGMRVVNIVGFRRGYNFLNELLGLAKPFGKVVKHLVLDLRPEAYLQFATEDEARAMAKFYNSNVTASVCGRPVRVSHSMSYPTIQCGSSRVVYIGQIPSSKYSDEAVLKLAEPYGKVRKYFLNRIKRECFIEMEKAEDAEKMAEDCKANPPKFNGKRLTVYVSRKYRQLKHGHRCPSAAKRENSSTATKSSKHPEEPPAKKAREEKPEEREGEEERLKEEEVKKEEEEEEEEEREEVKKEEEMQSSDVSCGDEKREENSAEKNPEVCDQKLKSCEDVSQIHFLQQNP; encoded by the exons ATGTCTCAGAAGTCGCAGTCAGACGGCAGTCAGAAACACTTCGCTGTGGGTCGTGGGCTGCTGGCCGCTGCAGAGACCTTGAACTTCAGTATGAACGAACAAAGATCCAGCCGGCAGATGGGGGGGATGGCCTCAggtgtgggggtgggtggtAGTGGCGGCGTGGAGGGCCAAGACAACAGTGCTCAGATGTCCCGGCGTGGCAGTGGCAACAATCTTGGCAGCACCATGAAGCTGTTTGCCAGTTTGGGGCTGTCGCCCTCTGACCTGGATGCTCTGGCTGAAATCCCAGAGGAGGACATCAGCGTGGAGACGTTGCCACACATCCTCATGCAGCTCAAGAGCCGCAAGGGAGACACAGGAGAGCGGCGGGTGGCGTCCTCCATGTCCTCTGACACTGCATATCGAGGAGGCAGGGACAGCTGGGATGACGTGCACGTGGGGAGGATCGGCGGCTCTTCTCTGGGTCAGGGTTCAGCCCGGGCCCAGACCTCTGCAGACTTTGGGTACAGTTCCCTGCAGGATGTCTCCTCCAGCCGGGGCTACGGAATGaattacaacagcagcagtggaggggGTGGGAGCAGAGACAGGCCATATTCTGAGCTTTCCCACCGTGATTCCTACGGTGGGCTTGGCATGGGGCCGTCTTCATCAGACTCTGTCTTTATGCAGCGGAGGATGGGCTCCCCATCAAACGGAAAAGTCCAAGACTTCTTGGGAGTCATGCCCCCCATGTTCCCCCATGTGTGCTCTCTTTGTGACTTTGACGTTCACTCCACCATG GAGTGGAACCAGCACATTAATGGACTCCGACATGCTGAAAACAGGCGGCTGCTCCTCGACAT gtatCCAGAGTGGGACCCTAGTATGGCCTCGGGCAGAgg TGGTGGTGGACTGGACACCCCCAACCTGTCTGCAGGACTGCTGGGACCTGCCCCCATGTCTTCAGGTCAGACAGCAGGAGGGATGCAGTCCAGCTGGG gaggaggtggaggttcAGGTCTGTCGGGAAAGAACCAGTCGGGACAGAATAAG CTGAGAAGCcgagtggtggtggtgaagtaCGACAGGAAGCCTCTCAGCAACAAGACTCTGTTCGCCTTCACCGAGCCGTTCGGCTGCCTGAGGGAGCACCTGGTCCTCAAGAACAAG GCCTTCTTAGAGATGAACAGTCACGAGGAGGCTCAGGACATGGTGAACTACTACGATCAGCATCCAGCATCTCTGTACGGCAAACCCATCACCTTCTACCTGTCCAAGAGGCTGATGGTCATCGAG AAGGACGAGCGGTCATCGGACAGGTCGATGGACAGACCTGtcagggaggtcaaaggtcacggcAGCCAGGTGGTTTTCTTCTCTAACCTccccagagaggaagagaagaagaaggaactTCTGACCATCGCCGGACGCTTCGGCATTGTGGAGAAACACCTTTTTTTAACTGACCAG gcCTTTGTCCAGCTGGGAACCCCGGAGGATGCAGAGATGCTGGTGAAGTATTACAGC GTGAACCCCCTCACCATCAAAGGAAGACCCATACGCCTCAACATCTGCACCAAGTACAAAACACTCAA TGTGAACCGGAGACAGGGTGGGTCTGCTGGAGACGGTCGAGGCCAGAGGAGCAGCAGCGTGAacgcctcctcctccagctctggaAACAGGACCTCCTCCAACTCCAGAACCTCCTCATCTAAATCCTCATCCAGCTCCAggaccagagaggaggagagaaagaagagagaggaggagaacaaagCAAAGGCTGAGGAGAAacctgctgcagaggaggaggaggaggaggtgtcaggagtgatggagggggaggacggaggggagggggagggggaggagcagGTTGGCGATGGAGACGCAGACGCAGAGGAGCCAGAGACAGCAGAGTCTGTGAAGGAGACAGTGGAGGAGTCTTCAGGAGACGTTCAGGAGGAGCAG GTtcctgatggtgatgatgtcacCGATGACACACCTGGACACGTGGGCGGGGCTAACAGTGAGGGACAGACAGAACCAACAGAAACTGAAGCCTTGACCGAAGAACACAAGACCAAACAGGAACTGGCTGCAGAACCAGGAGAGAGTGCAGAGACTGCAGAGGGAGATGTGCCTGCAGACGTG TTTGATCAGGACTTCCTGGAGAACATGGAGGACTTTGTGACGCTGGATGAAGTGGcagaggacgaggaggaagaTCTCGGAGACTCCGACACCATCG ACAACACGAGGAGAGGG gGTATGAGGGTGGTGAACATCGTGGGTTTCAGACGAGGTTACAACTTCCTCAACGAGCTGCTGGGACTCGCCAAACCTTTTGGGAAAGTGGTCAAACACCTGGTGCTGGACTTAAGACCTGAG GCGTACCTTCAGTTTGCGACAGAGGACGAGGCTCGGGCGATGGCCAAGTTTTACAACAGTAACGTCACGGCGTCTGTGTGTGGTCGACCGGTCAGGGTCAGCCATTCCATGTCCTACCCCACCATCCAG TGCGGCTCCAGCAGGGTGGTGTACATCGGGCAGATCCCCAGCAGTAAATACTCAGACGAAGCCGTCCTGAAACTCGCC GAGCCGTACGGGAAAGTCAGGAAGTATTTCCTCAACAGGATCAAGAGAGAG TGTTTTATTGAGATGGAGAAAGCAGAGGATGCAGAGAAAATGGCTGAAGATTGCAAAGCCAATCCGCCAAAATTCAACGGCAAACGTCTGACTGTCTACGTCAGCAGGAAGTACAGACAGCTCAAACACGG acatCGGTGTCCGAGCGCAGcgaagagagaaaacagcagcacgGCAACAAAATCCTCCAAACACCCCGAAGAACCTCCGGCCAAGAAAGCCAGGGAGGAGAagccagaggagagggagggagaggaggagagactgaaggaggaagaggtgaaaaaggaggaagaagaggaggaggaggaggagagggaggaggtaaagaaggaggaagagatgcAGAGCTCTGATGTGAGCTGCGGTGAcgagaagagagaagaaaactcAGCCGAGAAGAATCCTGAAGTTTGTGATCAGAAACTGAAGAGCTGCGAGGACGTGAGTCAGATTCACTTTTTACAACAGAATCCGTGA